Proteins encoded by one window of Phaeobacter sp. G2:
- a CDS encoding DeoR/GlpR family DNA-binding transcription regulator, whose protein sequence is MDATSRHSKILDLLNSQERVEVEDLAARFGVSLQTVRTDLRDLSARGVLSRVHGGAVRVSSAANRAYADRRKQNATAKQTMATLLAEFIPDNCSLAINIGTSTEQAARALENHRGLTVLSNNINIINLMMGGEAKELILVGGTVRQSDGAIIGEDAVEFISRYKVDYAIIGASALDEDGAVLDHDAREVSVARAILKNARRTILLCDGSKFAHSAPVRICGLADLDVVITDQRPPAPFCEAARAAGTQILCTESQEIKNESSENDRIQND, encoded by the coding sequence ATGGACGCCACGAGTCGCCACAGCAAGATTCTAGACCTGCTGAACAGCCAGGAACGGGTGGAGGTCGAGGACCTCGCGGCGCGCTTTGGGGTGTCTTTGCAGACGGTTCGCACCGACCTGCGGGATCTATCTGCGCGCGGAGTGTTGTCGCGGGTGCATGGCGGCGCAGTGCGGGTTAGCTCTGCCGCCAATCGCGCCTATGCCGACCGGCGCAAGCAAAACGCCACCGCAAAACAGACCATGGCAACCCTCCTGGCCGAGTTTATCCCCGACAATTGTTCGCTGGCGATCAACATCGGCACCTCGACCGAACAGGCGGCACGGGCCCTGGAAAACCATCGCGGCCTTACCGTATTATCAAACAATATCAACATTATAAACCTAATGATGGGTGGCGAGGCAAAAGAGCTGATCCTGGTTGGCGGCACCGTCCGGCAAAGCGACGGGGCGATCATCGGCGAAGATGCGGTTGAATTTATCTCTCGCTACAAGGTCGACTACGCCATCATCGGCGCCTCGGCGCTGGATGAGGACGGCGCGGTACTGGACCATGATGCCCGCGAAGTCTCCGTCGCCCGTGCCATCCTGAAAAACGCACGGCGCACCATCCTGCTATGTGATGGCAGCAAATTTGCCCACTCCGCGCCCGTGCGGATCTGCGGTCTGGCCGACCTGGATGTGGTGATCACCGATCAACGGCCCCCCGCCCCCTTCTGCGAAGCCGCCCGTGCGGCAGGCACGCAAATCCTGTGCACGGAATCCCAGGAGATCAAAAACGAAAGCAGCGAAAATGACCGGATCCAAAATGACTGA
- the glpD gene encoding glycerol-3-phosphate dehydrogenase: MTEPKITDLFIIGGGINGCGIARDAAGRGLTVTLAEMNDLASATSSASTKLFHGGLRYLEYFEFRLVREALIEREVLLQAMPHISWPMRFVLPFHKDMRFDNDTPTSKLLTTFMPWMKGRRPAWLIRLGLFLYDSLGKRGILPGTSTVDLTTNEAGRPLKSKFKKAFEYSDCWVEDARLVVLNARDAQARGATIMTRTEVLHAERRADHWVITVKDHASGETAEHHAKMLVNAGGPWVADLLRQTLGQNSRETVRLVRGSHIVVPKLFDHGRCYFFQGEDGRIIFAIPYEEDFTLIGTTDADHPNPQVAPECTPEEQDYLVKFASQYFDKPISRADVVWTYSGVRPLYDDGASSATAATREYVLTLDQTQAPLLNVFGGKITTYRKLAEAALAKIGEALPGLSDNWTAGVAMPGGNFLVADVARLTAKLASDYPFLSAYASRRLMRAYGLEAWEVLGDAKTAQDLGQEFGATITARELDWVIKNEWVRTGDDFLLRRTKLNLRLDPDQRAAVDTYIRNKLT; the protein is encoded by the coding sequence ATGACTGAGCCCAAAATCACCGATCTCTTTATCATTGGCGGCGGCATCAATGGCTGCGGCATCGCCCGCGACGCCGCCGGGCGTGGCCTCACTGTCACCCTGGCCGAAATGAACGATCTCGCCTCGGCCACCTCTTCCGCCTCAACCAAGCTGTTTCACGGTGGGTTGCGTTATCTGGAGTATTTTGAGTTCCGGCTGGTGCGCGAAGCCCTGATAGAACGCGAAGTTCTGCTGCAGGCGATGCCGCATATTTCCTGGCCGATGCGCTTTGTGCTGCCCTTCCACAAGGACATGCGGTTCGACAACGACACGCCGACCTCAAAACTGCTGACCACCTTTATGCCTTGGATGAAAGGGCGGCGTCCGGCCTGGCTGATCCGCCTGGGATTGTTCCTGTATGATTCCCTGGGCAAGCGCGGCATCCTGCCGGGCACCAGCACGGTGGATCTGACCACGAATGAGGCGGGCCGGCCGCTGAAATCGAAATTCAAAAAGGCCTTTGAATACTCCGATTGCTGGGTCGAAGACGCCCGGCTGGTGGTGCTCAACGCCCGCGATGCGCAGGCCCGTGGCGCCACGATCATGACCCGTACCGAAGTCTTGCATGCAGAGCGCCGCGCCGATCACTGGGTCATCACCGTCAAGGATCACGCCAGCGGCGAAACCGCAGAGCATCACGCCAAGATGCTGGTCAATGCAGGCGGGCCATGGGTTGCCGACCTGCTGCGCCAGACCCTAGGCCAAAACAGCCGCGAAACCGTGCGTCTGGTACGCGGCAGCCATATCGTGGTGCCAAAACTGTTCGACCACGGCCGCTGCTATTTCTTTCAGGGTGAGGACGGCCGGATTATCTTTGCCATCCCCTATGAGGAAGACTTTACCCTGATCGGCACCACCGATGCGGACCACCCGAACCCACAGGTCGCACCGGAATGCACCCCAGAAGAGCAGGATTATCTGGTCAAATTTGCCTCGCAGTATTTTGACAAGCCGATCAGCCGCGCGGATGTGGTCTGGACGTATTCCGGGGTGCGCCCGCTCTATGATGACGGGGCAAGCTCGGCCACGGCAGCAACGCGCGAATATGTGCTGACACTGGACCAAACCCAGGCGCCGCTGCTCAATGTTTTTGGCGGCAAAATCACCACGTACCGCAAACTGGCCGAGGCCGCCCTGGCCAAGATTGGCGAGGCCCTGCCGGGACTCTCGGACAACTGGACCGCCGGCGTGGCGATGCCCGGCGGCAATTTTTTGGTCGCGGATGTGGCCAGGCTGACGGCGAAACTGGCCAGCGATTATCCCTTCCTGTCCGCCTACGCCAGCCGCCGCCTGATGCGCGCCTATGGGCTGGAGGCCTGGGAGGTGTTGGGCGATGCCAAAACCGCGCAGGATCTGGGCCAGGAGTTTGGCGCAACCATCACCGCGCGCGAGCTGGACTGGGTAATCAAAAACGAATGGGTGCGCACTGGCGACGATTTCCTGCTGCGCCGCACCAAGCTGAACCTGCGCCTGGATCCTGATCAGCGCGCAGCGGTGGACACCTACATTCGCAACAAGCTGACCTAA
- the cobO gene encoding cob(I)yrinic acid a,c-diamide adenosyltransferase: MSDTSETGISEEEAARHASKMAKKKAARDRMMKNKDGEKGLIIVHTGPGKGKSSSGFGMIMRCIAHGMPSAVVQFIKGAWQTGERTLIEENFSDLCQFYAMGEGFTWETQDKARDIAAAKKGWEKAKEMIRDERNTMVLLDEINIALRYDYLDLEEVLEFLVEEKPPMTHVVLTGRNAKEELIEIADLVTEMGQIKHPFRAGVKAQKGVEF; the protein is encoded by the coding sequence GTGAGCGATACGTCCGAAACCGGCATTTCAGAAGAGGAAGCGGCACGTCACGCGTCCAAGATGGCCAAGAAGAAGGCCGCGCGTGATCGCATGATGAAAAACAAGGATGGGGAAAAGGGGCTGATCATCGTCCACACCGGCCCCGGCAAGGGTAAATCCAGCTCGGGATTCGGCATGATCATGCGCTGTATTGCCCATGGGATGCCTTCGGCGGTGGTGCAGTTCATCAAGGGCGCCTGGCAGACCGGCGAGCGCACATTGATCGAAGAGAATTTTAGCGATCTGTGCCAGTTTTACGCCATGGGCGAGGGCTTTACCTGGGAAACTCAGGACAAGGCGCGTGACATTGCTGCGGCAAAGAAGGGCTGGGAAAAGGCCAAGGAGATGATCCGCGACGAGCGCAATACCATGGTGCTGCTTGATGAGATCAACATCGCCCTGCGCTATGATTATCTGGATCTGGAAGAGGTGCTGGAATTCCTGGTGGAAGAAAAGCCCCCAATGACCCATGTGGTTTTGACCGGGCGTAATGCCAAGGAAGAACTGATCGAGATTGCCGATCTGGTCACTGAAATGGGCCAGATCAAGCACCCGTTCCGTGCTGGTGTTAAGGCGCAAAAAGGCGTGGAATTTTAA
- a CDS encoding DUF1636 domain-containing protein — translation MAEDMALPATEDTAEVTLTICTTCKRDGVDPEATRPGALLMAALSDASLPAGVTVRGVECLSACKRGCAMVLTGGEARWSYIYGDLDPDAHVDDILAGAAAYASTTDGLVPWRERPQVFRKQSIARIPPITLPSKD, via the coding sequence ATGGCAGAAGATATGGCACTCCCCGCCACTGAAGATACCGCAGAGGTTACTTTGACCATCTGCACCACCTGCAAACGCGACGGCGTCGACCCCGAGGCCACCCGCCCCGGCGCGCTGTTGATGGCCGCCCTGTCCGATGCCAGCCTGCCTGCAGGTGTCACGGTGCGCGGTGTAGAATGCCTGTCGGCCTGCAAACGCGGCTGCGCCATGGTATTGACTGGCGGAGAAGCCCGCTGGAGCTACATCTACGGCGATCTCGACCCTGACGCCCATGTGGACGACATCCTGGCGGGCGCCGCCGCCTATGCCTCTACGACAGATGGGCTGGTGCCCTGGCGTGAGCGCCCCCAGGTGTTCCGCAAACAATCCATCGCCCGCATCCCTCCGATCACCCTGCCTTCCAAGGATTAA
- the cobW gene encoding cobalamin biosynthesis protein CobW — MSDLNKIPVTVITGFLGAGKTTLIRHLMQNPQGKRLAVLVNEFGTAGVDGDILKSCADENCPENNIVELANGCICCTVADDFIPTIEALMALPEQPEHILIETSGLALPKPLLKAFDWPAIRSRITVDGVIALADAEAVAAGQFAPDLAAVAAQREADDSLDHETPLSEVFEDQISCADIVLLSKADLAGEAGLEAARKIVQAEAPRQLPILPMSEGVIDPRIILGLNAAAEDDLEARPSHHDGHHDHEHDDFESIVVDMGEVADPEGLQNAIVKLARTRNILRVKGYVAVEGKPMRMLVQAVGERLRAQYDQPWGDAPRRTQLVVIAEHDNIDGAAIRAELGA, encoded by the coding sequence ATGAGCGACCTCAACAAGATCCCCGTCACCGTTATCACCGGCTTTTTGGGCGCGGGTAAAACCACCCTGATCCGCCACCTGATGCAGAACCCCCAGGGCAAACGTCTTGCGGTTCTGGTCAATGAGTTTGGCACCGCCGGTGTCGATGGCGACATCCTGAAGTCCTGCGCCGATGAAAACTGCCCGGAAAACAACATCGTAGAACTTGCCAATGGCTGCATCTGCTGCACCGTAGCGGATGATTTCATCCCCACCATCGAGGCCCTGATGGCGCTGCCGGAACAGCCCGAGCATATCCTGATCGAAACCTCCGGTCTGGCCCTGCCCAAACCCCTGCTCAAGGCCTTTGACTGGCCCGCGATCCGCTCGCGGATCACCGTGGATGGTGTCATTGCCCTGGCCGATGCCGAGGCCGTGGCCGCCGGGCAATTTGCTCCCGATCTGGCCGCCGTTGCCGCCCAACGGGAGGCCGACGACAGCCTCGACCACGAAACACCACTCTCCGAGGTGTTTGAGGATCAGATCTCCTGCGCCGACATCGTCTTGCTGTCCAAAGCCGATTTGGCGGGCGAGGCCGGTCTGGAGGCCGCCCGCAAGATCGTCCAAGCCGAAGCACCTCGCCAGCTGCCGATCCTGCCAATGAGCGAAGGGGTGATTGATCCGCGTATCATTCTGGGCCTGAATGCCGCCGCCGAAGACGATCTGGAGGCTCGCCCTAGCCATCACGATGGCCACCACGATCACGAACACGACGATTTTGAGAGCATTGTTGTCGATATGGGCGAAGTCGCCGACCCAGAAGGGTTGCAAAATGCCATCGTGAAACTTGCCCGCACCCGCAATATACTGCGCGTCAAAGGCTATGTTGCGGTGGAGGGAAAACCGATGCGCATGTTGGTTCAGGCCGTGGGCGAGCGCCTGCGGGCCCAGTATGACCAGCCCTGGGGCGACGCGCCACGTCGCACCCAGCTGGTGGTGATTGCAGAACACGACAATATCGACGGCGCTGCGATTCGCGCCGAATTGGGGGCCTGA
- the cobN gene encoding cobaltochelatase subunit CobN has protein sequence MHVVFRESHGLDQTDTPQDLGQTPADLVVLSFSDSDLGAFAAGWHRANGNLPSLRLANLVALKHPLSVDTYAEQTLEGTKGILVRLIGGESYWPYGLATLQDLARRKGIALALLPADGREDPRLDELSTLPVSTLRRLQALCDAGGAVAAQAALAQLSLAAGLYAGPVLGLKSTPEYGFYDPEKGVIPIPTRTDKPLVLVSFYRSYLTAADTAPVDALIAELRARGYAAYGVFAASLKSPDTANWLRDALPALDPAAIINATAFSAQGSDGSASPLNTSGCPVFQVALSTARKKDWSEAARGLSPADLAMHVVLPEVDGRILAGVISFKSPGKQDPALQYSRFAHRPVPDRIAAVIDRVEGWLRLATLPNEQKRPCLILSTYPGKAHNLAHAVGLDALASCSEITTELAAQGYDITPQKDLGQRLGSQTLSYSLADYVTALETLPEALRQTLTAAWGAPEDDPDCRDGAFHFKAIQAGKALIALQPERGEVQARVEDYHDLERTPRHAYVAFYLWLRQRSDALVHIGAHGTLEWLPGKSVALSDSCWPEALTGDLPVAYPFIVNDPGEAAQAKRRIGAVTLGHLPPPLARSSLPEGMARLEHLLDEYSTADGLDPARRDRLLEDIRAEAQGTGVEADLGLTPDCSAAEAITRIDAFVCDIKESQYGEGLHIFGAGDCGSEERAGLVAALAGRMVPPGPSGSPFRGRSDVLPTGRNLFTTDPRSVPSRAAHAQGVKLAEELLRRHLQDHGDWPQGLVIDLWGSATMRTAGEEFAMALHLAGLAPQWDKDSERVSGFEVLPLSMLGRPRIDVTLRVSGLFRDVFPGLAQMFEAAAAALAAREESKTDNPYLSQSPRVFGPKPGQYGLSMGPHIDSYSDSSRAAAGEAWLSASSHAIDAKGDISEARSALEERLKTADSFVHLQDLPETDLLVASDYAAHEAGFAAAMARLGSPAPALYHMDATRPDRPQARSLGEEIARVTRARASNPDWASSMMRHGFRGGAEIAATLDHMAAFAHLAQVVPAHLFDLYFEATLGREDLVEFMQAENPAALQAMRDRFRALAEAGLWATRRNSIIATLEGAA, from the coding sequence ATGCATGTCGTCTTTCGCGAAAGCCACGGGTTGGATCAGACCGACACACCGCAGGATCTGGGGCAGACCCCTGCGGATCTGGTGGTGCTGTCGTTCTCTGACAGTGACCTTGGCGCTTTTGCGGCAGGCTGGCATCGCGCAAATGGAAACCTGCCCAGCCTCCGGCTGGCCAATTTGGTTGCGCTGAAACATCCCCTGTCGGTGGATACCTATGCGGAACAAACGCTGGAGGGCACCAAGGGTATTCTGGTGCGCCTCATCGGTGGCGAAAGCTATTGGCCCTATGGCCTGGCCACTCTGCAGGATCTGGCCCGCCGCAAGGGCATCGCCCTCGCCCTGCTGCCCGCAGATGGTCGCGAAGACCCCCGTCTCGACGAACTTTCTACCCTGCCGGTCTCAACCCTGCGTCGGTTGCAGGCGCTTTGTGATGCGGGCGGGGCTGTGGCGGCTCAGGCAGCGCTGGCCCAGCTTTCTTTGGCAGCCGGGCTTTATGCCGGACCGGTCCTGGGGCTCAAATCCACGCCTGAGTATGGATTCTATGACCCCGAAAAAGGCGTCATTCCCATCCCCACCCGAACCGACAAACCTTTGGTTCTGGTCAGCTTTTACCGTTCCTATCTGACGGCGGCGGATACTGCTCCGGTGGATGCACTGATTGCCGAGCTGCGCGCCCGTGGTTATGCCGCCTATGGGGTCTTTGCCGCCAGCCTCAAATCTCCTGACACGGCAAACTGGCTGCGTGATGCGCTGCCTGCTTTGGACCCTGCCGCCATCATCAACGCCACCGCCTTTTCGGCCCAGGGCAGCGATGGCAGCGCCTCGCCGCTCAATACCAGTGGCTGCCCGGTGTTTCAGGTGGCGCTGTCGACGGCCCGCAAAAAGGACTGGTCAGAGGCAGCCCGCGGGTTGTCGCCCGCCGATCTGGCCATGCATGTGGTGCTGCCCGAAGTAGACGGGCGCATCCTTGCCGGGGTGATCAGTTTCAAATCTCCCGGCAAGCAGGACCCAGCGCTGCAATACTCGCGGTTTGCCCATCGTCCCGTGCCCGATCGCATTGCCGCTGTCATCGACCGGGTGGAGGGCTGGCTGCGCCTCGCCACCCTGCCCAATGAACAAAAACGGCCCTGCCTGATCCTGTCGACCTACCCCGGCAAGGCCCATAACCTGGCCCATGCCGTGGGGCTGGACGCCCTGGCCTCCTGTAGCGAAATCACAACCGAGCTCGCCGCCCAGGGCTATGACATCACGCCCCAGAAGGATCTTGGTCAACGGCTGGGGTCGCAAACCCTTAGCTATTCCCTGGCCGACTATGTGACGGCTCTGGAAACGCTCCCTGAAGCGCTGCGCCAGACCCTGACCGCCGCCTGGGGCGCGCCTGAGGACGACCCGGACTGTCGCGACGGCGCCTTTCATTTCAAGGCAATCCAGGCCGGCAAGGCGCTGATCGCGCTGCAGCCAGAACGGGGCGAGGTACAGGCCCGCGTCGAGGATTACCACGATCTGGAGCGCACCCCGCGCCATGCCTATGTCGCCTTCTATCTCTGGCTGCGCCAGCGCAGCGACGCCCTGGTCCATATCGGCGCCCATGGCACGCTGGAATGGCTGCCCGGCAAATCCGTGGCGCTGTCCGACAGCTGCTGGCCCGAGGCGCTGACAGGCGACCTGCCGGTGGCCTATCCCTTTATTGTCAACGATCCCGGCGAGGCGGCGCAGGCCAAGCGCCGCATTGGCGCCGTGACCCTTGGCCACCTGCCGCCGCCCCTGGCTCGGAGCAGCCTGCCCGAGGGCATGGCCCGGCTGGAACACCTGCTGGATGAATACTCCACCGCTGATGGGCTGGACCCGGCCCGACGTGACCGGCTGCTAGAGGACATCCGCGCCGAGGCCCAGGGCACCGGCGTCGAGGCTGATCTGGGCCTCACCCCTGACTGTTCCGCCGCCGAGGCAATCACCAGAATTGATGCCTTTGTCTGCGACATCAAGGAAAGCCAATATGGCGAGGGGCTGCATATCTTTGGCGCGGGCGATTGTGGCAGCGAAGAACGCGCCGGGCTTGTGGCGGCTCTGGCGGGCAGGATGGTGCCCCCCGGTCCGTCTGGCTCGCCGTTTCGCGGCCGCTCTGATGTGCTGCCCACCGGGCGCAACCTCTTTACCACCGACCCACGCTCGGTGCCGTCACGGGCGGCGCATGCGCAGGGGGTCAAGCTGGCGGAAGAGCTGCTGCGCCGCCACCTTCAGGACCATGGCGACTGGCCGCAGGGGCTGGTGATTGACCTCTGGGGCTCTGCCACCATGCGCACCGCCGGAGAAGAATTTGCCATGGCCCTGCATCTGGCTGGTCTGGCACCGCAATGGGACAAGGATTCCGAGCGGGTCTCGGGCTTCGAAGTGCTGCCGCTCTCGATGCTGGGCCGCCCGCGTATCGACGTGACCCTACGGGTCTCGGGCCTGTTCCGTGATGTCTTTCCAGGTCTGGCGCAGATGTTCGAAGCCGCAGCAGCAGCGCTGGCTGCGCGCGAAGAAAGCAAGACAGACAATCCCTATCTGTCGCAGTCCCCGCGGGTCTTTGGGCCAAAACCGGGTCAATACGGCCTCTCCATGGGGCCCCATATCGACAGCTACAGCGACTCATCGCGCGCCGCAGCGGGCGAGGCCTGGCTGAGCGCCTCCTCCCATGCCATCGACGCCAAGGGCGACATCTCCGAGGCCCGCTCGGCACTGGAGGAGCGCCTGAAAACCGCCGACAGCTTTGTGCATCTGCAGGATCTGCCAGAAACCGATCTTTTGGTGGCTTCGGACTATGCCGCCCATGAGGCAGGTTTTGCGGCGGCCATGGCGCGGCTGGGCTCACCAGCTCCGGCCCTGTACCACATGGATGCAACCCGCCCAGACCGTCCTCAGGCGCGCTCATTGGGGGAAGAAATCGCCCGGGTGACCCGCGCCCGCGCCAGCAACCCGGATTGGGCCAGCTCCATGATGCGCCATGGCTTTCGCGGCGGTGCAGAAATTGCCGCCACATTGGATCACATGGCCGCCTTTGCCCATCTGGCCCAGGTGGTGCCCGCCCATCTGTTTGATCTCTACTTTGAGGCAACCCTGGGCCGCGAAGATCTGGTGGAATTCATGCAGGCGGAAAACCCGGCGGCGCTGCAGGCCATGCGCGATCGCTTTCGCGCCCTGGCAGAAGCCGGCCTCTGGGCTACCCGGCGCAACTCGATTATCGCCACGCTGGAGGGCGCCGCATGA
- the cobG gene encoding precorrin-3B synthase: MSRSSSSPAPKVYGWCPGALRPMMSGDGLVVRIRAPLGRLSQAQAKAIAGLSQQHGNGLIDLSARANLQLRGISDHSHAAVIAGLQDMGLLDQDAATESRRNILLSPFWQPGDASHTIARSLERALKAAEDLVLPGKFGFVVDAGPKPQLQSCAADIRIERSGDKLLVVADGAQTGCPMEVETAAEAALDLARWFLDQGGASMGRGRMQALIARRAAPASHSSPRSSSAPDPSPGMTAFGPLVALEFGQITAEAFARLADHGPLRLTPWRMILVEGAPELATLPGVILDATDPRLQVRVCTGAPGCLQALSPTRDLARDLAPFVPKGQVLHISGCAKGCAHPGPAPLTLTATATDTFDLIHHGKATDQPSIKTLSASALRAAPKILTEGS, encoded by the coding sequence ATGAGCCGTAGCAGCTCCTCTCCCGCTCCCAAAGTCTATGGCTGGTGCCCAGGTGCCCTGCGCCCGATGATGTCCGGCGACGGGTTGGTTGTGCGCATCCGCGCGCCTCTGGGCCGGTTGAGCCAGGCGCAGGCAAAGGCGATTGCCGGTTTGTCGCAGCAACATGGTAATGGACTGATTGATCTCTCGGCGCGGGCCAACCTGCAACTGCGCGGGATCTCAGACCACAGCCATGCTGCCGTGATCGCGGGCCTTCAGGACATGGGTCTTCTGGATCAGGACGCCGCAACAGAAAGCCGCCGCAATATTTTGCTATCTCCCTTTTGGCAGCCCGGCGATGCCAGTCACACCATTGCCCGCAGTCTGGAACGTGCATTAAAAGCGGCAGAAGATCTGGTGCTGCCCGGCAAATTTGGCTTTGTAGTGGATGCAGGGCCAAAGCCCCAGCTGCAAAGCTGTGCCGCAGATATCCGGATCGAGCGCAGCGGCGACAAGCTCCTCGTTGTCGCGGATGGAGCGCAGACAGGCTGCCCCATGGAGGTCGAGACCGCAGCCGAAGCCGCCCTTGATCTGGCCCGCTGGTTCCTGGACCAAGGCGGCGCGTCGATGGGACGTGGCAGGATGCAAGCCCTGATTGCGCGCCGCGCAGCACCCGCTTCACATTCCTCTCCGCGCAGCTCCAGCGCCCCCGATCCAAGCCCGGGCATGACCGCCTTCGGCCCGCTTGTGGCCTTGGAATTCGGCCAGATCACGGCAGAGGCCTTTGCCAGGCTGGCCGACCATGGTCCCCTGCGTTTGACCCCCTGGCGAATGATCCTGGTCGAAGGTGCCCCCGAGCTTGCCACCCTGCCCGGTGTGATCCTTGATGCAACAGATCCCCGCCTGCAGGTGCGTGTTTGCACCGGAGCGCCCGGTTGCCTGCAGGCGCTTTCGCCCACCCGCGATCTGGCCCGGGATCTGGCGCCCTTTGTGCCAAAGGGGCAGGTCTTGCACATCTCCGGCTGCGCCAAGGGCTGTGCCCATCCCGGCCCGGCCCCCCTAACGCTTACCGCCACGGCCACCGATACCTTCGATCTGATCCACCATGGCAAGGCCACTGATCAGCCATCCATAAAAACCCTTAGTGCCAGTGCACTCCGTGCTGCGCCAAAAATTCTGACAGAGGGCAGCTAA
- a CDS encoding precorrin-8X methylmutase codes for MLHTYETNGAAIYAESFATIRAEADLVRFNKDEESVAVRMIHAAGMVGLEDHIRFSPGMAETARAALAAGAPILCDAHMVSEGITRPRLAANNEVICTLRDPKVPGMAKEMGNTRSAAALELWRPKLDGAVVAIGNAPTALFHLLNMLKDPACPRPAAIIGCPVGFVGAMESKEALMQDLPVPAMIVKGRLGGSAITVAAVNALASWKE; via the coding sequence ATGCTCCACACCTATGAGACCAACGGCGCTGCAATCTACGCTGAAAGCTTTGCCACCATCCGCGCCGAGGCGGACCTCGTCCGGTTCAACAAGGATGAGGAAAGCGTTGCGGTGCGCATGATCCACGCCGCTGGCATGGTTGGTCTGGAAGACCACATCCGCTTTTCTCCCGGCATGGCTGAAACCGCCCGCGCTGCCCTCGCCGCCGGTGCACCGATCCTGTGCGATGCGCATATGGTCAGCGAAGGTATCACCCGTCCACGGCTTGCCGCCAACAATGAGGTCATCTGCACCCTGCGCGACCCCAAGGTGCCTGGGATGGCCAAGGAGATGGGCAATACCCGCTCCGCCGCGGCGCTGGAGCTCTGGCGCCCCAAGCTCGACGGTGCGGTTGTGGCCATCGGCAATGCCCCCACGGCGCTGTTTCACCTGCTGAACATGCTCAAAGACCCCGCCTGCCCGCGCCCCGCCGCCATCATCGGCTGCCCGGTTGGCTTTGTCGGCGCCATGGAATCCAAAGAGGCCCTGATGCAGGACCTGCCAGTGCCCGCGATGATCGTCAAAGGTCGCCTGGGCGGCTCCGCCATTACCGTGGCGGCCGTCAACGCCCTGGCCAGTTGGAAAGAGTGA
- a CDS encoding precorrin-2 C(20)-methyltransferase — MTSETAGKVICAGLGPGDPELMSVKSWRAIQGARHVAYFRKEGRKGQARSLVEGLLPEGVIEHAMEYPVTTEIHFSDPEYNRMMAAFYDSWADTLAEIAKTENVVVLCEGDPFFYGSYMHLYTRLQGRAAQEIIPGITGMSGCWTATGQPITWGDDVLTVAMATLSEAELTRRIQETDALVVMKIGRNLPKLRRALQAAGKTQEAWLVERGTMPSQTVQKLSEIEGEVPYFSIVLVHGQGRRP, encoded by the coding sequence ATGACCAGCGAAACCGCGGGCAAAGTCATCTGTGCCGGCCTGGGGCCGGGCGATCCCGAATTGATGAGCGTCAAATCCTGGCGCGCCATTCAAGGCGCCCGCCATGTGGCCTATTTCCGCAAGGAAGGCCGCAAGGGTCAGGCCCGCAGCCTGGTCGAGGGCCTGTTGCCCGAGGGTGTCATTGAACACGCAATGGAATACCCGGTCACCACCGAGATCCATTTTTCAGACCCCGAATACAACCGAATGATGGCTGCCTTCTATGATAGCTGGGCCGATACCCTGGCCGAGATTGCCAAAACAGAGAATGTCGTGGTGCTCTGCGAAGGCGACCCGTTCTTTTATGGCTCCTACATGCATCTCTACACCCGGCTCCAGGGCCGCGCGGCGCAGGAAATAATTCCCGGCATCACCGGCATGTCCGGCTGCTGGACAGCCACCGGCCAGCCCATCACCTGGGGCGATGACGTCTTGACCGTGGCCATGGCCACCCTGTCCGAGGCGGAGCTCACCCGCCGCATCCAGGAGACGGATGCGCTGGTGGTGATGAAGATTGGCCGCAACCTGCCAAAACTGCGCCGGGCGCTGCAGGCTGCAGGCAAAACACAAGAGGCCTGGCTGGTGGAACGGGGCACCATGCCCAGCCAGACGGTGCAGAAACTCTCTGAGATCGAGGGAGAGGTGCCTTATTTCTCGATTGTGCTGGTGCATGGACAGGGGCGCCGACCATGA